From Corvus cornix cornix isolate S_Up_H32 chromosome 1A, ASM73873v5, whole genome shotgun sequence, a single genomic window includes:
- the NDUFA5 gene encoding NADH dehydrogenase [ubiquinone] 1 alpha subcomplex subunit 5, whose translation MRSPAPSAASSEGAASAAMAGALRKTTGLVGLAVAENPHERLRILYTKILGVLQNIPKDAAYRKYTEQIVNERFELVKKETDVQKLQDKLNSGQIEEVIVQAENELSLARKMIQWKPWEPLVEEPPSDQWRWPI comes from the exons ATGCGCAGCCCGGCGCCCTCCGCTGCGTCCTCTGAGGGCGCCGCGAGCGCGGCCATGGCGGGGGCGCTGAGGAAG ACCACTGGACTTGTAGGATTGGCTGTAGCTGAGAACCCTCATGAG CGCCTGCGAATACTGTACACAAAAATCCTTGGTGTCCTGCAAAACATTCCCAAAGATGCAGCTTATAGGAAATACACTGAGCAGATTGTAAACGAGCGGTTTGAGTTGGTGAAAAAA GAGACTGATGTGCAAAAACTGCAGGACAAACTGAATAGTGGTCAGATAGAAGAAGTCATTGTACAG GCTGAAAATGAGCTGTCCCTGGCAAGAAAAATGATACAGTGGAAACCATGGGAGCCTCTAGTTGAAGAACCTCCTTCTGACCAGTGGAGATGGCcaatataa